The Pseudomonas eucalypticola genome has a window encoding:
- a CDS encoding spinster family MFS transporter, translating to MPSSAQAPHAWRILFLLFLANLFNFFDRTIPAIIIEPLRLEWHLSDFELGIVGTAFTLVYAAAGVPLGRMADRGSRRGMMGWGLAVWSALTAVNGFVGGFWTFLLVRMGIGIGEASYAPAANSLIGDLFPPQRRGRAMGIFMLGLPLGLLLAFFTIGAMVEFFGSWRAPFFVAAIPGLVLALFMFSIREPARGAAEAEPVSQQPLDKPLRRLLAIPTFCWLVLAGLAFNFATYACNSFMVPMLQRYFHLPLHQAAVSTGVIVGVTGLVGLTLGGWVADKVQQRLANGRLVLAASCMVVAASATAWALAAGRIDIGLFVTVFGLGWFFSYAFYTCAYTAILEVVHPRMRATAMALFFAGLYLLGGSMGPVVAGLLSDRFARQAMDEAGAEQMSEAFKAVGLHDAMFAIPVALVLTLVFLVLAARSFKRDAQRMREGMSVVAPAGASVVAGA from the coding sequence ATGCCTTCATCTGCCCAGGCGCCCCATGCGTGGCGCATTCTGTTTCTGCTTTTTCTCGCCAACCTCTTCAACTTCTTCGACCGCACCATTCCGGCCATCATCATCGAGCCCCTGCGCCTGGAGTGGCACTTGAGCGATTTTGAGCTGGGCATTGTCGGTACCGCGTTTACGCTGGTCTATGCCGCCGCAGGCGTGCCCCTGGGGCGCATGGCCGACCGGGGTTCACGGCGCGGCATGATGGGCTGGGGCCTGGCGGTGTGGAGCGCGCTGACCGCGGTCAATGGCTTCGTGGGTGGGTTCTGGACGTTTCTGCTGGTGCGCATGGGCATTGGCATTGGCGAGGCCAGCTATGCGCCGGCGGCCAACTCGCTGATTGGCGACCTGTTCCCACCGCAGCGGCGCGGCCGCGCCATGGGGATATTCATGCTGGGGTTGCCATTGGGCCTGTTGCTGGCGTTCTTCACCATTGGTGCCATGGTCGAGTTTTTCGGCAGTTGGCGCGCGCCGTTCTTCGTGGCGGCGATACCGGGCCTGGTATTGGCCCTGTTCATGTTCAGCATCCGTGAACCCGCGCGTGGCGCCGCCGAGGCCGAGCCTGTGTCCCAGCAGCCGCTGGACAAACCCCTGCGTCGCCTTCTGGCGATTCCCACCTTCTGCTGGCTGGTGCTGGCGGGCCTGGCATTCAACTTTGCCACCTATGCCTGCAACAGCTTCATGGTGCCGATGTTGCAACGCTACTTCCACCTGCCGCTGCACCAGGCTGCGGTTTCGACCGGCGTCATCGTCGGCGTCACCGGCCTGGTCGGCCTGACCCTCGGTGGTTGGGTAGCGGACAAGGTCCAGCAGCGCCTGGCCAACGGCCGCCTGGTATTGGCGGCCAGTTGCATGGTGGTGGCCGCCAGTGCCACCGCCTGGGCCTTGGCGGCGGGGCGCATCGACATTGGCCTGTTCGTGACGGTGTTCGGCCTGGGCTGGTTTTTCAGCTATGCCTTCTACACCTGTGCCTACACTGCCATTCTGGAAGTGGTGCACCCGCGCATGCGCGCCACGGCCATGGCGCTGTTCTTCGCCGGGCTGTATCTGCTGGGCGGCTCCATGGGGCCGGTGGTGGCGGGGCTGCTGAGCGACCGCTTTGCTCGCCAGGCCATGGACGAAGCAGGCGCCGAGCAAATGAGCGAGGCGTTCAAGGCCGTGGGGTTGCATGACGCGATGTTCGCCATTCCGGTGGCGCTGGTGTTGACGCTGGTGTTTCTGGTGTTGGCGGCGCGCAGCTTCAAGCGGGATGCGCAGCGTATGCGGGAGGGGATGAGTGTGGTGGCGCCAGCGGGGGCGTCGGTAGTGGCGGGGGCTTGA